In Scomber japonicus isolate fScoJap1 chromosome 19, fScoJap1.pri, whole genome shotgun sequence, a single genomic region encodes these proteins:
- the rnf165a gene encoding E3 ubiquitin-protein ligase RNF165 isoform X2 gives MVLVHVGYLVLPVFGSVRNRGAHFTRHQHSHATSCRHFHLGAPQAPISAEFPLGHASQPPQTGLATHLPPAHHPPLTALPAAPQFQDVPGPPFLPQALHQQYLIQQQLLEAQHRRILPHSRRTQERLPLNPHRLRSGYEYSPPLHVPQPMSQQPRYLAEGTDWDLSIDAGLPHHQYQLQQLPQHYQHYLASPRMHHFPRNNSSAQVVVHEIRNYPYPQLHLLALQSLNPSRHATAVRESYEELLQLEDRLGSVSRGAVQTTIERFTFPHKYKKRKPLQLKIGEEEETDVDEKCTICLSMLEDGEDVRRLPCMHLFHQGCVDQWLATSRKCPICRVDIETQLNPDS, from the exons GAGCACACTTCACCAGGCATCAACACAGCCATGCTACCTCCTGCCGACACTTTCACCTGGGTGCTCCCCAGGCGCCCATCTCAGCTGAGTTCCCTCTAGGACATGCCAGCCAGCCCCCTCAGACTGGCCTGGCCACCCACCTGCCCCCGGCACACCATCCGCCCCTCACTGCCCTAcctgcagcccctcagttccaGGATGTGCCAGGGCCTCCATTCCTACCTCAGGCCTTACACCAGCAATACCTcatccagcagcagcttctTGAAGCGCAGCACCGCAGGATTCTCCCACACTCCAG AAGAACCCAGGAGCGCCTCCCCCTGAACCCTCACCGGCTGCGCTCAGGCTATGAGTACTCCCCTCCCCTTCATGTTCCCCAGCCAATGTCACAGCAGCCACGGTACCTGGCCGAAGGCACCGACTG GGATCTCAGCATAGATGCTGGCCTCCCTCACCACCAGTACCAGCTCCAGCAGCTTCCGCAGCACTATCAGCATTACCTGGCCTCCCCTCGAATGCACCACTTCCCCAGGAACAATTCGTCTGCACAAGTG GTTGTGCATGAAATCAGAAACTACCCATACCCCCAGCTACACCTGTTGGCACTGCAAAGTCTGAACCCGTCAAGGCACGCCACCGCTGTGCGGGAAAGTTATGAG GAGTTGTTGCAGCTAGAGGACCGGCTGGGGAGTGTCAGCAGAGGCGCCGTGCAGACCACCATAGAGAGATTCACCTTCCctcacaaatacaaaaag AGAAAGCCCCTGCAGTTGAAGAttggggaagaggaggaaacagaTGTGGATGAGAAATGCACCATCTGTTTATCCATGCTGGAGGACGGCGAGGACGTCAG gAGATTACCCTGCATGCATCTCTTCCACCAGGGCTGCGTGGACCAATGGCTGGCCACCAGCAGGAAGTGTCCAATCTGTCGAGTTGACATCGAAACACAGCTGAACCCTGACAGCTGA
- the rnf165a gene encoding E3 ubiquitin-protein ligase RNF165 isoform X1 — MVLVHVGYLVLPVFGSVRNRGAHFTRHQHSHATSCRHFHLGAPQAPISAEFPLGHASQPPQTGLATHLPPAHHPPLTALPAAPQFQDVPGPPFLPQALHQQYLIQQQLLEAQHRRILPPYISSLLHRRTQERLPLNPHRLRSGYEYSPPLHVPQPMSQQPRYLAEGTDWDLSIDAGLPHHQYQLQQLPQHYQHYLASPRMHHFPRNNSSAQVVVHEIRNYPYPQLHLLALQSLNPSRHATAVRESYEELLQLEDRLGSVSRGAVQTTIERFTFPHKYKKRKPLQLKIGEEEETDVDEKCTICLSMLEDGEDVRRLPCMHLFHQGCVDQWLATSRKCPICRVDIETQLNPDS; from the exons GAGCACACTTCACCAGGCATCAACACAGCCATGCTACCTCCTGCCGACACTTTCACCTGGGTGCTCCCCAGGCGCCCATCTCAGCTGAGTTCCCTCTAGGACATGCCAGCCAGCCCCCTCAGACTGGCCTGGCCACCCACCTGCCCCCGGCACACCATCCGCCCCTCACTGCCCTAcctgcagcccctcagttccaGGATGTGCCAGGGCCTCCATTCCTACCTCAGGCCTTACACCAGCAATACCTcatccagcagcagcttctTGAAGCGCAGCACCGCAGGATTCTCCCAC CATATATATCTTCCCTGTTACACAGAAGAACCCAGGAGCGCCTCCCCCTGAACCCTCACCGGCTGCGCTCAGGCTATGAGTACTCCCCTCCCCTTCATGTTCCCCAGCCAATGTCACAGCAGCCACGGTACCTGGCCGAAGGCACCGACTG GGATCTCAGCATAGATGCTGGCCTCCCTCACCACCAGTACCAGCTCCAGCAGCTTCCGCAGCACTATCAGCATTACCTGGCCTCCCCTCGAATGCACCACTTCCCCAGGAACAATTCGTCTGCACAAGTG GTTGTGCATGAAATCAGAAACTACCCATACCCCCAGCTACACCTGTTGGCACTGCAAAGTCTGAACCCGTCAAGGCACGCCACCGCTGTGCGGGAAAGTTATGAG GAGTTGTTGCAGCTAGAGGACCGGCTGGGGAGTGTCAGCAGAGGCGCCGTGCAGACCACCATAGAGAGATTCACCTTCCctcacaaatacaaaaag AGAAAGCCCCTGCAGTTGAAGAttggggaagaggaggaaacagaTGTGGATGAGAAATGCACCATCTGTTTATCCATGCTGGAGGACGGCGAGGACGTCAG gAGATTACCCTGCATGCATCTCTTCCACCAGGGCTGCGTGGACCAATGGCTGGCCACCAGCAGGAAGTGTCCAATCTGTCGAGTTGACATCGAAACACAGCTGAACCCTGACAGCTGA